A region from the Fusobacterium varium genome encodes:
- a CDS encoding autotransporter, with protein MKQKILLLGALFIVLTTSVSANLEITEDFINDEGIIYENAVDNEKNIFINEENIEVINSGIISVTYKENNVTGDLERVSKGNGINTGVNSTIDNNGVIMGNLDLTGGTITATRASIKMTTKNSGNGIHGDAKGSNNGIILGDANIEGGIGIANDPTTASYSYTTILAENTANGIYGNFLGNNSGIILGNATIIGGTGIADSIIMNSASIANTSITARESANGINMELLGNNSGTVLGSAVITGGNTMATQDISIAKTEALSRISTFYTANGINSNLSGNNSGLISGATTLIGGKSESESTSDTYIFTQYSANGISGELHGNNTGTVLGHATIIGGESIGSANTSATISVTNTGNGILGGGNGNNSGIISGNVVVEGGKASPVYQTYNSYSNVNSGLVSSGNGIKKGKIEENSGLILGSVSLKGGEAISDGTNDRSARATVSAMESGNGLLGGNLNINNGTISGYVELKSGIFETNSKKGRDIEYITRSGNGVANGRITFNINNNGLIKGSQSAISGDYFDEEVNNYGVMAGRKIFGSGSEEVIINDFNSNSNQLLKAKILSKENNYGTYIELQENLLKESKIALDIDGDAIIENIIVAKNLNNDVLGINNSRKTILNATVTDIIQVEDINKTDIVGKDSYITIDSDKSYSDHIINGAGIKNAVLTVEENVTMDLKDSIVNGYKTAVSLNNNSIVTASDTIFNGGGLKNEDAVINIKGNNAALTIDGKSVINGLTTISGKDSIVNIGNEVIINGDIKSEKDKNNILNLGDGTQGGELRLFHEIDGFTTINTSGKVIAYETAKILSGDIHIKDGSLLVRLDGTQVDDQGRIKGHALYDHKGSIILELGDVNKPSTYAQLHEGAQIIFKASGLGVGTIISMNGTDITNLYDLQIGTHSSVHTAIKHQIDGELTGDVEIAVKTWDDLFPEIPVIPEEPEIPTIPETPGGTENPGTPEVPKNNEIKDKDELGEIYDSIVKGDQLPILGLTTDLEDKTKEESLKELVSLLDQIYANNPYSYGGEMSYESLRLFTDNILKTKMPELSEWIVESHGIYGYDKFDKVRREHKVAGEKLNINYSRELTTTGLLGTAEYGIAQNSSLGVAVGGTKQKLNMHLSDVKGNLGYVGIYGKRRYENFLLTGGLGYQYGEYDVKRVIENNYQRINTSGEMKTNSMSGYIEGKYTIEAEKGTKIEPKVKVTYSYIKQDKVKEKTGSLSIDMDKKSYLVPEMEVGVDISKEIKTKSGKVNTTAGISYVRVLGKDNTKLTGRMKDSTDFKVKGPNFKESKLRLEGRVEYEQENGIFYNASLGMDIGNKKEKEVNARVGIGYRF; from the coding sequence ATGAAACAAAAAATATTGTTATTGGGAGCCTTGTTTATAGTTCTTACAACAAGTGTGAGTGCTAATTTAGAAATTACAGAAGATTTTATAAATGATGAAGGGATTATTTATGAAAATGCTGTAGATAATGAAAAAAATATTTTTATAAATGAAGAAAATATAGAAGTAATTAATAGTGGAATAATTTCTGTTACTTACAAAGAAAATAATGTTACAGGTGATCTTGAAAGAGTAAGTAAAGGAAATGGAATAAATACAGGAGTAAACTCTACTATAGACAATAATGGAGTAATAATGGGAAATCTAGATTTGACAGGTGGAACTATTACTGCTACTAGAGCTTCTATCAAAATGACAACAAAAAATTCAGGAAATGGGATACATGGAGATGCTAAAGGAAGTAATAATGGCATAATCCTAGGAGATGCAAATATAGAAGGAGGAATTGGAATTGCTAATGACCCTACAACCGCAAGCTATTCCTATACTACTATTTTAGCTGAAAATACTGCAAATGGAATATATGGAAATTTCTTAGGAAATAATTCTGGGATAATTTTAGGCAATGCAACTATAATAGGTGGAACCGGAATTGCAGATTCTATTATTATGAATAGTGCAAGCATTGCTAATACTAGTATTACAGCTAGAGAATCAGCTAATGGTATAAATATGGAATTATTAGGAAATAACAGTGGAACAGTTTTAGGAAGTGCAGTTATAACAGGTGGAAATACTATGGCAACTCAAGATATATCCATCGCTAAAACTGAAGCACTCTCAAGAATTAGTACTTTTTATACTGCGAATGGAATAAATTCAAATTTGTCAGGAAATAATAGTGGACTAATTTCAGGTGCCACAACTTTAATTGGAGGAAAATCTGAATCAGAAAGCACATCTGACACATATATTTTTACTCAATATAGTGCAAATGGAATAAGTGGAGAATTACATGGAAATAATACTGGAACAGTTTTGGGACATGCAACTATAATAGGAGGGGAATCTATTGGTTCAGCCAATACATCAGCAACGATATCTGTTACTAATACTGGAAATGGAATATTAGGTGGAGGAAATGGAAATAATAGCGGTATAATTTCAGGAAATGTAGTTGTAGAAGGGGGAAAAGCCTCTCCTGTTTACCAAACATATAATTCTTATTCAAATGTAAATTCTGGACTTGTTTCAAGTGGTAATGGAATAAAAAAAGGAAAAATAGAAGAAAATAGTGGATTAATTTTAGGAAGTGTAAGTTTAAAAGGGGGAGAAGCCATATCAGATGGAACAAATGATAGATCTGCTAGAGCTACAGTTAGTGCAATGGAGAGTGGAAATGGCCTATTAGGAGGAAATTTAAATATTAATAATGGGACAATTTCAGGATATGTAGAATTAAAATCAGGAATATTTGAAACGAATTCTAAAAAAGGAAGAGATATAGAATATATAACAAGGTCAGGAAATGGAGTTGCAAATGGCAGAATTACTTTTAACATCAACAATAATGGTTTGATAAAAGGAAGTCAATCAGCTATTTCTGGAGATTATTTTGATGAAGAAGTTAATAACTATGGGGTTATGGCTGGAAGAAAGATTTTTGGCAGTGGATCTGAAGAAGTTATTATAAATGATTTTAATTCCAATTCCAATCAACTTTTAAAAGCAAAAATACTTTCAAAAGAAAATAATTATGGAACATATATAGAACTTCAAGAAAACTTACTAAAAGAAAGCAAGATTGCGCTTGATATAGATGGAGATGCTATAATAGAGAATATAATTGTTGCTAAAAATTTAAACAATGATGTTTTAGGAATCAATAACTCAAGAAAGACTATATTAAATGCAACAGTAACTGATATTATTCAAGTAGAAGATATCAATAAAACAGATATAGTAGGAAAAGACAGCTATATAACTATTGATTCAGACAAGAGCTATTCTGATCATATAATAAATGGAGCAGGAATAAAAAATGCAGTTCTTACAGTAGAAGAAAATGTCACTATGGATCTTAAAGATTCAATAGTAAATGGATATAAAACAGCAGTATCTTTGAATAATAATTCAATAGTAACAGCTTCAGATACAATATTTAATGGAGGAGGACTTAAAAATGAAGATGCTGTAATCAATATAAAAGGAAATAATGCAGCTTTAACTATTGATGGAAAATCTGTAATAAATGGACTAACTACAATTTCTGGAAAAGATTCTATAGTAAATATTGGAAATGAAGTAATAATAAATGGGGATATAAAATCAGAAAAAGATAAGAACAATATTTTAAATTTAGGAGATGGAACACAAGGTGGAGAGCTAAGATTATTTCATGAAATAGATGGATTTACAACTATAAATACATCAGGAAAAGTAATAGCTTATGAAACAGCAAAAATATTATCAGGAGATATTCATATAAAAGATGGAAGTCTTTTAGTGAGATTAGATGGAACACAGGTAGATGACCAAGGAAGAATAAAAGGACATGCGCTTTATGATCATAAAGGGAGCATAATACTTGAACTTGGTGATGTTAATAAGCCATCTACATACGCTCAGTTACATGAAGGAGCTCAAATTATATTTAAAGCAAGTGGTCTAGGAGTAGGAACAATAATATCAATGAATGGGACAGATATAACAAATCTCTATGATTTACAGATAGGAACACATTCATCAGTGCATACAGCAATAAAACATCAGATAGATGGAGAATTAACAGGAGATGTAGAGATAGCAGTAAAAACATGGGATGATCTATTTCCAGAAATACCAGTTATTCCAGAAGAACCAGAAATACCAACTATACCAGAAACACCTGGAGGAACAGAGAATCCAGGAACACCAGAAGTTCCTAAAAATAATGAAATTAAAGATAAAGATGAATTAGGAGAGATATATGATTCAATAGTAAAAGGAGATCAACTTCCTATTTTAGGACTGACAACAGATTTAGAAGATAAAACAAAAGAAGAATCATTAAAGGAACTGGTATCATTATTAGATCAGATATATGCCAACAATCCATATTCATATGGAGGGGAAATGTCATATGAGAGTTTAAGGTTGTTTACAGATAACATATTAAAGACAAAAATGCCAGAATTATCAGAATGGATAGTTGAAAGTCATGGAATATATGGATATGATAAATTTGATAAAGTAAGAAGAGAACACAAAGTAGCAGGAGAGAAATTAAATATCAATTATTCAAGAGAGCTTACAACAACAGGACTTTTAGGAACAGCAGAGTATGGAATAGCGCAGAATAGTTCATTAGGAGTTGCAGTAGGGGGAACAAAACAAAAATTAAATATGCATCTGTCAGATGTGAAGGGAAATTTAGGATATGTAGGAATATATGGAAAAAGAAGATATGAGAATTTCTTGCTAACAGGGGGCTTAGGATATCAATACGGGGAATATGATGTAAAAAGGGTGATAGAGAACAACTATCAAAGAATAAATACATCAGGAGAAATGAAAACAAATAGTATGTCAGGCTATATAGAGGGAAAATATACAATAGAAGCTGAAAAAGGAACAAAAATAGAACCAAAAGTAAAAGTAACATATTCATATATAAAACAGGATAAAGTAAAAGAGAAAACAGGTTCTTTATCAATAGATATGGATAAAAAGAGCTATTTAGTACCAGAAATGGAAGTAGGAGTAGATATATCAAAAGAGATAAAAACGAAGTCAGGAAAAGTAAATACAACAGCAGGAATAAGTTATGTAAGAGTACTAGGAAAAGATAATACGAAATTAACAGGAAGAATGAAAGATAGTACAGACTTTAAAGTAAAAGGTCCAAATTTTAAAGAATCAAAATTAAGATTAGAGGGCAGAGTAGAATATGAGCAGGAAAATGGAATATTCTATAATGCAAGTTTAGGAATGGATATAGGGAATAAGAAAGAGAAAGAAGTAAATGCAAGAGTAGGAATAGGGTATAGATTTTGA
- a CDS encoding putative transposase, with amino-acid sequence MFFFYDRDLLTKLAYAVNDVFKYQFHNIKAKNQRIHKISKYSYKYFTNSDIIHYGLITVIHTFGRDLKWNPHIHAIVTLGGFNKNFQFLEKKYFHVNSIAGQWKKMVIDIVKSGNYDKPEIKAKAYAVANYLYRKNTRFFFNVAKNDLNNNIYAIKYIGRYLSRAPIAEYKIIDLYDNKVTFYYESLTDDKQRIELTLDAETFLSKLIIHIPPKHFKMIRRFGIYSRNIKSELKNIMKFMRKYVSKYSNSTFYQLEIWNAFGVNPFYCFKCNARMKVKKISYFNIHTGSICWKEYR; translated from the coding sequence ATGTTTTTCTTCTATGATAGAGACCTTTTAACTAAGCTTGCTTATGCTGTTAATGATGTTTTTAAATATCAATTTCATAACATTAAAGCAAAAAATCAAAGAATTCATAAAATTTCAAAATATTCCTATAAATACTTTACTAACTCAGATATCATTCATTATGGATTGATTACTGTTATTCATACCTTTGGGCGCGATCTTAAATGGAACCCTCATATTCATGCTATTGTTACTTTAGGTGGATTCAATAAAAACTTCCAATTTCTTGAAAAAAAATATTTTCATGTCAATTCCATTGCTGGACAATGGAAAAAAATGGTTATTGATATTGTTAAATCTGGAAATTATGACAAGCCTGAAATTAAAGCTAAAGCTTATGCTGTTGCTAACTACCTTTATCGCAAAAATACAAGATTCTTTTTCAATGTTGCAAAAAATGATTTAAATAATAATATTTATGCAATTAAATATATTGGCAGATATCTGTCAAGAGCTCCTATCGCAGAATATAAAATTATTGATCTCTATGATAATAAGGTTACTTTCTATTATGAAAGTCTTACTGATGATAAACAAAGAATTGAGCTTACTTTAGATGCGGAAACATTTCTTTCCAAATTAATTATTCACATTCCCCCTAAACATTTCAAAATGATTAGGCGCTTTGGAATCTATTCTAGAAATATTAAATCAGAACTTAAAAACATCATGAAATTCATGAGAAAATATGTCTCTAAATATTCTAATTCTACTTTTTATCAACTTGAAATATGGAACGCTTTTGGAGTAAATCCTTTTTATTGTTTTAAATGCAATGCCAGAATGAAAGTTAAAAAAATATCATATTTTAATATACATACAGGCTCCATTTGCTGGAAAGAATATCGCTAA